The DNA region GGCTCAATAGTGACGGTGATGACGGGTTTATCGCCTTCACTCTTATTATTCTGGACGTTGCTATTCTTGCAGGATGCGGCGAGCAAGGCAGCGAGGATGTACAGGAATGTTCGTTTCATTATTATATTTATGGTTTTTATAATTGATTACTCTTTATGGTTTCTCTTTCGTTGCTCTCAGTATCTCCCGCTTTCCCCCCGGAGGTCCCGGAAGGCGCTCCACACGGAAGCCCACTGCTTGCAACATACGGCGGATGACACCTTTGGCGCAATACGTCGTCAATATTCCCCCTGTATTCATATAAACGTAAAGAGAGCGAAATAATTGCTCGTTCCACATTTCTGGTTGCTTTTCAGGGGCGAAAGCATCGAAGTAAACGACGGAGGGGGAAAATGAAGAATTAATCACTGTATTCGCATCTCCTTTTATCTTCCGCAGAGTGAAGTGCGGGGATATTTTTACGTCTTCTTCCCACGGGGCGGTGTGTAGCTGCTCGAATAGCGGGTTATTGCTATATCCTAGTGCATTGACTTCTTCCCACGCAAGGGGATAGAGCTCGATACCGATATAATGTACGGGACGCGCATCCTGTTCGGCAGCTTCCAGTGTGAGCAAGGCATTCAGTCCGGTGCCGAAGCCTATCTCAAGAACGTGCGGTTGCGGTGCGGCAGAGGCTTTCAGACCCATGTCGATAAAGATATGCTGCGATTCTGTACGCGCCCCTTTCACCGAATGATAATGTTCATCCAGTTCGGGCACAAACAGTGTTGCGCTTCCATCTTCCGTACGTTCTATAATTCGTTTCATAACTTAAAACATAGATATTACTCCCTGCAATGCCAGCAGCATCACGGCATACCGTATCAGCTTTCCGGCAAACATGGACGAAGTAGTCAGCCATACATTGCTGCGCATGAAACCCAATGCAATGGCAATTACTTCGCCCACAAAGGGCAGGAATGCGAAAAA from Bacteroides sp. MSB163 includes:
- the mnmD gene encoding tRNA (5-methylaminomethyl-2-thiouridine)(34)-methyltransferase MnmD — protein: MKRIIERTEDGSATLFVPELDEHYHSVKGARTESQHIFIDMGLKASAAPQPHVLEIGFGTGLNALLTLEAAEQDARPVHYIGIELYPLAWEEVNALGYSNNPLFEQLHTAPWEEDVKISPHFTLRKIKGDANTVINSSFSPSVVYFDAFAPEKQPEMWNEQLFRSLYVYMNTGGILTTYCAKGVIRRMLQAVGFRVERLPGPPGGKREILRATKEKP